The DNA segment AAGTTCTGCTTCTGCCACTGAACAAAATACATCAGGATGGTTTCAATCAACCCTGGGTACTTTTTCTTAATCACAATTGGTCGAATCCCACGGTTAAAACGTAGTCAAAACAAAAACAATCCGAAACCACCAAAATAGCTCAAGATTGGTGCAGGGACGACTCTTCAACCACCACTTGCACGCGTTCCCCTATTTCCACATCATGAGTAGCCGCTTGGATCCCTCTGCTTGATGGTGTTGCAGCACCATCTGCCTCTCTGCCGGACGAAGAATTCTCAGCGCTGACAGGGCGGAGTAAACCCTGTAACCTTAGAAGATATCTCTGACTAGGAGTATAGTTTCTAACATATCGAGTTGTTGTAATAACATTGGAAGATGACCTCTCCAAATCAGTGTGAATGCTAGATATTGCACTTAGATCAAGATTTGGAAAGACAGAACAACGGCATCTAGGGCATTTTACGTTTAGCCGGAGCCACTCATCTATACATTCCACGTGAAAGTTGTGAGCGCAAGGAAGTCCGCGAACCTGTATGGTGTCTGGTGAGAAGCTATAGCAGAACCAGgattctcctttggggagagggAAAATACAAGATCACCCATATTTGTACACAAACATAAAATCAGTTTCCAGACGGGGTTGGCAACACCACCGCTCCACCTCTTTTATTGGTGAATTTCTTGAAAAACATTTTCAAATGGAAATTTCAACTTTTTGtcaccaaaaaaatattattacattCGAATCATAAACATACTTACCTCATTTCCCACGTGAAATTCTTCCAAGCATATAGGACACTCGTTGCAATCAGTAGGCACGGCCTTCATTCTGAACTTAGGAAGTTCTTGAATAAGCGCCTCCACTGCTTCTCTCTGCATGTCAcaataaaaatttcaaaggTTTTGGAAGTAAGTTTGTGATATTAAAATGAGTGCATTATGCATATAAGAAATACCAAAGCACAACTAAAACAAAATGAAGCAGCAGATATTTATTTGATCAGGTGATTTTCTGACAGTAATTAACTAAGTATACATGCTTAGCTTAATCTCAATCCGAGCCAACCATAAATTACTGAAAATTGATAAGAGAACTACGCCAGTTAATTTAGTCAACCCATTCCGCGAATCTTTGAAGCAAATCACTTGTTACCTGAGCAGAAGTCAAATACAGTCCAGGTTGATAAGGAGCGGCATCTTGACCCATCCCTCTCATTTCTTGGCCAGCAGCTTCAAAAGCCCAATCTGGTACTCTAACCATGTCTACCAAAACCTGAAGTCAGATTCAACATTCAAGCAGgtcaattaaaaaataaaatgtggtGTATAACAAAATGATTTTAATGACAAGACAcagttataatttataatatctCACAAACATAAGAATATAATCAAGCTCaagatttaataaattaaaactaAGATGAAAAGAAGGCACCGTTTTTGTGAATACATAGCCTGGAGCCGCAAGACTGACTTGCGAATATTCTACCAATGTATATATTTTCTTAAAACAGAACATATTGCCTTCATAAACGACCATGAATTAATATGTTCAATAAAATTGATGCAAAAGAACTTGTAAGAGCTTACTCCATATTCTGAAACAGGAATCCCCTGTTGTGCACGCAATTGATGTGCCTGTCTTCTTGTTAACCACTGTAATAAAAGAGAAACAACGCATAAGACCTGGATAGACATTGTAGTTACAACAactttataatttatataagcACTTGAGGTCCTGCCAAAACCTTCTCCTCGAGTAAAAGAAAACAAAGGAAACAAAAGGCCACACTGGCAAAAGCTTGGGGAGGGGCAATTATTCCAGTATTCCACCATTCGCATTTCTAATCCTCAATACGTTATGCATTAAACTTGCCAATTTTTGtatatctattatctatctcATGTTATCATAATTGCATGATTTAAGAATTGGAAGGTTTTGTGGGGCAATCCATGTGCATAACCTGTCttccaataaaatattttacacAGAAAATTCCAGGTAAAATCTCATAGCAGGAATATAAAACGTGTCGGATAGTGAGATATTGTCAAAACTGGAACTAACCATTCCCAAAGAGATGCCAGCAATGCACACAAGTCCACAATAGCTGAAAAGCAGCCAAATAAGGAAGCCCCACTTCTGACCTTCTTCAGGCAGCTGTAAACGTTTccatgtttttatatttttcaagATTTGCTATATAATGCACGATAACCTACTTGGAAGCGAAAGTGAAAAGATACTTACACAATCTCTAGCACTAGAGAACCATTGGGTACCGATAATAGTCCAAGTCCAAAGGAAGGGATATAAGAGCATAGCAAGAATGGAAAGCACAACAATCCTTCCACAGAAACGTGCATATCTCTGCTGCCAACCGAAATCCCTAATGCCATTTCGAATACAGTACAAAGTATAAAGCTTCTAACTATGGGAAATAAACCCAAAGACACGAGAGGATAAAGAGGAGGATAATTGTACAACTCCAAGTTGCAAGTCATAGATACTTCCTGACAAATAAGCACAGCTCTAAATAAATGTATAGCTTGACAACTGTAATTTTGTCTTATCACAACTTACTAAATAAAGCTTTATATTAACCATGACATTTTTCAGGTGGGCAAAATACCAAGAGAATTATCAATCAAAGATTGCCCATCATTAAATAGATATTTCTATTACCTACCTATATAGATAAAATATATACAATTCCATGACCACTTCTAAAATAAACCTTAAAAGGAAACAAGGTCTTACAGCCCCATTCCAGCAGCCAGTCCGTTATCCACGAACATCAAGAGCCGGAAAACAAACACTGCTGTGTAGTCTACCTAACAAAGGGAAGAGAAGAAAATCAAAAACCTCAAGTCTCATCCAAAATAGATGGCACCTCCCTAACTCGTTTCAAAAGCTTAAAGATCACTCACTACAATCCATATATGCAATGGATGTGTACATAGATGGTACCGCTTCCAATTGATCGCCACAATAATTCTGATACAATAATTAAGGAATAATCCAAGCCGTCgtataacaaaaaaatatcaaacttgCGTGATCTAATTAACATATACGAGAAActcaaaataagaatataaaccAAATTAGCATCCAAAAGGCCATCCCATTTCATATGAAACAAAATCTTGAACATCCATGAAAAGGATACATACTTGTAGCCAGCATAGACAAGAAGAACCCATCGTACCTGCAAGAAACCCAATCAAAATGACCCCTTTAAGCCAAAAACAAAAGTGCAAGTCCCCAGATGAAGAAACCACACAAGCAGGTACGGAATTTGTTCCCCGTTAAAAAAAGAACACGATTTCTTTACCACCATTTCTCATGATGAACCTTGAAAAACATTCTTGAAAATACTCACCACTTGAAATCAACGCCTCTAATCGCCATCAAATATATTTGTTCTCGATCCAAGAATTGATTCTCATCAAACTAATCTGAGCATCAGTGGACTGAGTCCACTCGTCAAATCTCAAGCATTAAAAATACGCATTTTGTAGCAGAAAAGGGGAACCCTGGTTCTCTATGTTGTCAGTGAGAAGTAAAGAGGGGAAGAAAGTGAATTTTGAGG comes from the Henckelia pumila isolate YLH828 chromosome 1, ASM3356847v2, whole genome shotgun sequence genome and includes:
- the LOC140891442 gene encoding E3 ubiquitin-protein ligase SIS3-like: MAIRGVDFKWYDGFFLSMLATSIIIVAINWKRYHLCTHPLHIWIVVDYTAVFVFRLLMFVDNGLAAGMGLDFGWQQRYARFCGRIVVLSILAMLLYPFLWTWTIIGTQWFSSARDCLPEEGQKWGFLIWLLFSYCGLVCIAGISLGMWLTRRQAHQLRAQQGIPVSEYGVLVDMVRVPDWAFEAAGQEMRGMGQDAAPYQPGLYLTSAQREAVEALIQELPKFRMKAVPTDCNECPICLEEFHVGNEVRGLPCAHNFHVECIDEWLRLNVKCPRCRCSVFPNLDLSAISSIHTDLERSSSNVITTTRYVRNYTPSQRYLLRLQGLLRPVSAENSSSGREADGAATPSSRGIQAATHDVEIGERVQVVVEESSLHQS